Within Candidatus Nanopelagicales bacterium, the genomic segment TCTCGACACGATCCTGAACCAGAAGGAAAACTGGGACAGTGGCGATCCGGCCAAGCAGGTCAAGTGCATCTACGTTGCGATCGGACAGAAGGGCTCGACGATCGCCGCGGTCAAGGGCGCACTTGAGGAGCATGGGGCGCTGGAGTTCACCACCATTGTGGCCGCTCCGGCCTCCGACAACCCCGGTTTCAAATATCTGGCCCCGTACACCGGCTCGGCCCTCGGTCAGCACTGGATGTACAAAGGCGAGTCAGTCCTCATCGTGTTCGATGACCTGAGCAAGCAAGCCGAGGCCTACCGCGCCGTGTCCCTGCTGCTGCGCCGTCCACCGGGCCGCGAGGCGTACCCAGGTGACGTCTTCTACTTGCACTCCCGGTTGCTGGAGCGTTGCGCGCGGCTATCCGACGACCTCGGCGGAGGCTCGATGACCGGCTTGCCGATCATCGAGACCAAGGCCAACGACGTCTCGGCATATATCCCCACCAACGTCATCTCCATTACCGATGGGCAGTGCTTCCTGGAGTCTGACCTGTTCAACTCCGGCGTCCGCCCCGCGATCAACGTCGGCATCTCGGTGTCCCGCGTCGGTGGTGCCGCCCAGCCCAAGGCGATGAAGAAGGTCGCCGGCAGCCTGCGGCTCAACCTGGCGCAGTTCCGCGAATTGGAGGCGTTCGCGGCCTTCGGTTCGGACCTGGACAAGGCATCGAAGGCAGCGATCGAGCGCGGTTCGCGGTTGGTTGAGTTGCTCAAGCAGCCGCAGTACGCGCCGTTCTCGATGGAGCGCGAGGTCGTCTCCGTTTGGTCAGGCACCAGCGGCGGCCTCGACGATGTTCCGCTCGAGGACATCCGCCGCTTCGAGTTGGAGTTCCTCGATTACGTCGGTCGCGAGCAGGCCGGGATCATGGACACGATCCGGGAGACCAAGGACCTATCTGACGACTCCGTCAACGGCTTGCAGAGTGCTTTGGACGAGTTCAAGCGCGGGTTCGTCACCACCGAGGGAGATCTGCTGATCAAGGACGAGCCGGTTGAGGCTCTGCCCGACGAGGAGATCGAGCACAGCAAGATCACCCGCCAGGTCCGGCGTTAGTCAACCGGGCGAGCGAAGGTAGGTAACGAATGGGTGCGCAACAGCGAATCTTCAAACAGCGGATCAAGGACACACAGTCCACCAAGAAGATCACGCGGGCGATGGAGTTGATCGCCTCGTCTCGCATTGTCAAGGCGCAGGCGGCAGTGCAATCGACGGCGCCCTACGCGCGTGCGCTCTACAACGCTCTGACGTTGGCTGCCTCGCACGCGCAGGTCAACCACACGCTGCTTACAGCGGAGGAGAAGCCAAAGCGGGCCGCGATTCTTGTTATCACCGCCGACCGCGGTCTCGCCGGAGCGTATTCGTCGAACGCAATCAAGGAGGCCGAAGCACTGGCCGAGAACTTGCGGGCCAAGGATATCGAACCGGTCTTCTTCGTGGTCGGACGCAAAGGAGTCAGCTTCTACAAGTTCCGCGAGCGCCCCATTGCCGACTCATGGGTGGGCTTCTCGGACAACCCGAAATACGCGAACGCCAAGGAAGCAGCCGGTGCGCTGCTCGAGGCCTACCTCAAGCCAGCCGACGAGGGCGGCGTTGATGAGGTCCATGGCGTCTACACCGAGTTCGTCAACCGCGTGACCCAGGTTCCCCGGGCGTTGCAGGTGCTGCCGTTGCAGGTCGTCGAAGAAGTCGTCGACGTGAGTGGATCGCACATCAGCGGCGGCGAGGAGAAGGGTGGCTCGGCCGCTTGGCCGCTCTACGACTTCGAACCCGACGCCACCACGACCCTCGACGCGTTACTGCCGCGCTACATCGAGCACCTGCTCTACGTGGGAATGCTGCAGTCCGCCGCAAGCGAGCACGCCGCCCGCCAACGAGCGATGAAGTCCGCCACGGACAACGCTGAAGACCTGATTCGCCGCTACACCCGTCAAGCCAACCAGGCCCGCCAGGCCGAGATCACACAGGAAATCAGCGAGATCGTCGGCGGAGCCGACGCGCTGGCATCCACCAACTGAGGGAGAGAGATCCAGATGACCGCCACGACCGAGACCACCGTCGGCGTCGGCCGCGTTGCCCGAGTAACCGGCCCGGTTGTTGACGTCGAATTCCCGGCTGAAGCGATGCCCGAGATCTTCAACGCGCTGCACACCACCGTCACCTTCACCAGCGACGATCCCGAGGTTGAGGACGTCACGCGCCTGCTAACCCTGGAGGTCGCGCTGCACATTGGCGACAACATGGTTCGCGCCATCTCGATGCAACCGACCGACGGACTTACCCGTGGTGGCACGGTGGAGGACACCGGTTCGCCCATCATGGTGCCGGTTGGAGACGTGACCAAGGGTCACGTGTGGAACACCCTGGGCATCCCGCTCGATGTTCCCGCCGACTCCCTTGATATCGAGACCCGTTGGCCCATTCATCGCCAGCCTCCTGCCTTCGATCAACTCGAGTCCAAGACCGAGGTCTTCGAGACCGGCATCAAGGTCATTGACCTGTTGACCCCGTACGTGAAGGGCGGAAAGATCGGCCTGTTCGGCGGTGCAGGTGTCGGTAAGACCGTCTTGATCCAGGAAATGATCTACCGGGTCTCGGAGAACTTCGGTGGCGTTTCGGTGTTCGCTGGTGTGGGGGAGCGCACCCGTGAGGGCAACGACCTCTTCCTGGAAATGACCGAGTCAGGCGTCATCAGCAAGACCGCGCTGGTGTTCGGACAGATGGATGAGCCACCGGGCACGCGCCTTCGCGTCGCTTTGTCGGCGCTGACCATGGCTGAGTACTTCCGCGACGTCCAGAAGCAGGACGTGCTGTTGTTCATCGACAACGTGTTCCGGTTCACCCAGGCCGGTTCAGAGGTTTCTACCCTGCTCGGGCGGATGCCATCGGCAGTCGGTTACCAGCCGACCCTGGCCGACGAGATGGGTCAGCTGCAGGAACGGATTACCTCCACCCACGGCAGCTCCATCACCTCGTTGCAGGCGATCTACGTCCCTGCGGATGACTTGACCGACCCCGCCCCGGCAACCACGTTCGCGCACCTCGACGCCACGACGACGCTGAGCCGCCCGATTACGGAGAAAGGCATCTACCCGGCCGTTGATCCGCTCGACTCCACCTCGCGAATCCTGGATCCGCAGTACATCGGCGAGGAGCATTACCAGGTCGCGACTCGCGTCAAGCAGATCCTGCAGCGCTACAAGGACCTCGAGAACATCATCGCCATTCTCGGTATCGATGAGCTATCCGAGGAAGACCGCGTGATCGTCGGTCGCGCACGGCGCATCGAGCGCTTCCTGTCGCAGAACATGTTCGTTGCCGAGGCATTCACCGGGCAGCCCGGATCGTTCGTTCCCGTCACCGAGACGGTGGCCGCATTCAAGGCCTTGTGTGACGGCGAGTACGACCACCTGCCTGAGCAGGCGTTCTTCATGTGCGGCGGCGTCGAGGACCTTGAGCGCAACGCCAAGAAGCTGGCCGAGAGTCATGAGTGATCCACTCGAGGTCCACATAGTCGCTACTGACCGCGAGGTCTGGCAGGGCGAGGCCAAGCTCGTGTCGTTCGAGACCTACGAGGGAACGATCGGCATCATGCCGGGACACTCGCCGTTGATGTGCATGTTGCGGGACGGCGAGGTGCTCATTCGTCCGGAGGACGGCCAGGATCTGAAGGCTGCCGTCCATACCGGGTTCGCGGTGGTGGACTCCGGTCAGGTCGTTATCTTGGCCGAAACCGCCGAGTTGGCTTCGGAAATCGACGTCGACCGCGCTGAGGCGCTGCTTGCTCGAGCCGAGGCCAGCGAAGAGAGCCCCGACAAGATCGCGGCCGTGTCGCGCGCAGAAACAAGGTTGAAGGTCGTCGGCAAGATCGGTTGAGCACCTGCGGGTGCTCTGTCCACGCGCGGTACGTTCCGGCGCTGCTCTTTGCTGCTGATCGGGCGCGCTGCTGACGCGGGTTACTGGTCGCGGTTGGCGCCCGGCACCCACAGCACGTCGCCAACGTCCCGGTTGGCGTAGCGGCCCAGAATGAACAGCAGGTCCGAAAGCCGGTTCAAGTACTTGGCCGTCAGGACATTGGTTGAGTCAGGGTAAGCGTCGATCGCCGCCCAGGCTGCCCGCTCTGCTCGCCGGGTGACGGTGCGCGCGACGTGTAGGAGCGCGGATCCAACGGTCCCGCCTGGGATGACGAAGCTGCGCAACGACTCAAGGTCTTCGTTGTACCGGTCGCAGGCCTGTTCGAGGCGGTCAATGTACTCCGCCAGCACGCGCAACGGCGGGTGTTGCGGATCGGGCACCACCGGCGTGCAGAGATCGGCCCCAACATCGAAAAGGTCATGCTGAATTCGGGTCAATAGCCGCACAACGTCCTCGTCAAGGCCGCCGGAGACCACCGCCACGCCCAACGCGGAATTGGCTTCATCGACGTCGGCGTAGGCGACCAATCGGGGGTCGTTCTTTGTTGTACGGGAGAAATCCCCGAGCGCGGTACTGCCGTCGTCGCCAGTGCGTGTGTAGATACGCGTGAGGTTGACCATTGGATCAGCGTATCCTCGCCCGTTGTGGAGGCATTCGAGGTCACCGGTGGAGCACGCCTGAGCGGCCAGGTCCGAGTAGACGGCGCAAAGAACAGCGTTCTCAAGTTGATGGCGGCGACCTTGCTCGCGACGGGTACTAGCACCATCACTGAGGTCCCGAACATTCTTGACGTGTCGGTGATGGCCGAACTACTGCGTCGGCTCGGTTGCGAGGTCACCCACGACCAGCAGGCAGCCTCGCTGACCATCACCGTTCCAGAACATCTGCATCATCAAGCCGACTACGACCTGGTCCGCCGGATGCGGGCATCCATTTGCGTGCTCGGCCCCCTCATCGCCAGGTGTGGGCGTGCCGAAGTGGCGGTGCCGGGCGGTGACGCGATCGGCAGTCGTGGACTCGACCTCCATATCAACGGCCTCAATCGGCTCGGTGTCGACATTCGCAGTGAGCACGGATACCTCATCGCCGCGACCGACGACCGGATGCAGGGTGCGTCGATCTGGCTCGACTTCCCGAGCGTGGGGGCAACCGAGAATCTACTGACCGCAGCGGTGCTCGCCAAGGGGTCCACTCTGATCGACAACGCGCCTCGCGAACCGGAGATCCAAGACCTCTGCCGGATGCTTGTCTCAATGGGTGCGGTCATCGATGGGATCGGCTCGGCGACCCTTGAGGTCACGGGCGTTGACGAGCTTCACCCCACCGCGCACGCGACGGTTCCCGATCGCATTGTTGCTGGCACCTGGGCAGTCGCGGCGGCGATCACCGGCGGCGAGGTACAGATTCGCAACGCCCGCGCCGGTGACCTGGAGATTGCGTTGGACAAGCTGGTGACAGCTGGCGCGCACGTGGAGTTGACCTCCGACGGCTTCACCGTGTCGATGGCGGACAGGCCCAAGTCGGTGGATGTGGTGACGCTGCCCTACCCGGGATTCCCGACCGACCTGCAACCGCAGTTCATCGCCCTGAACGCAGTCGCCGACGGTGCCGCAATGGTGACCGAGAACCTGTTCGAGGCACGGTTCCGGTTTGTGCAGGAATTGCGCAGGCTCGGTGCCGACGTGCGCACCGACGGCCACCACGCGTTGGTTCGCGGTCGGGAGCGCTTGTCGGGGGCGCCAGTCGAGGCGACAGACGTTCGCGCCGGTGCGGGTTTGGTCCTGGCTGGGCTGGTCGCTGAGGGGACCACCACCGTCTACGACATTCACCATATCGAGCGGGGCTACGCGAACTTCGTCGAGAACCTCACGGCCTTGGGCGGCAACATTCGACGGGTTGATGCTCAGTAAGCTGGGGCTATGTCTGAACGCATCGCCGTCATCGGCGCGGGCCTCATGGGCTCCGGAATTGCCCAGGTTTCAGCAGTGGCTGGCTACGACGTCACCATGCGTGATGTCACCGACGAGGCGCTGGCCCGCGGACTCGCTGGTATCGAAAAGTCGCTGGCGCGATTCGCCGACAAGGGCCAGTTGTCCGCCGGTGACGTAGATGCCGCGCTAGCTCGTATCACGACTACGACCGACCTCGATGCTGCCGCCGAGGCAGACATCGTTGTCGAGGCAGTCTTCGAGAAGTTGGACATCAAGAAAGAACTGTTCACCGAGCTGGACAGGATCTGCAAGCCCGACGCCGTCTTGGCGACCAACACCTCGGCCATTCCCGTTACCGCCATCGCGGCGGTGACCAATCGACCGGAGTCCGTTGTCGGCACGCACTTCTTCTCACCCGTGCCCATGATGCGTTTGTGTGAGTTGGTTCGTGGTTACAAGACCTCCGACGAGACCCTTGAGCGCGCACGCCTGTTTGCCGAAGGCGTGGGCAAGACGGTCGTGGTCGTCAACCGAGACATCGCTGGCTTCGTGACTACCCGGCTGATCACCGTGCTTGCGATGGAGGCCATGCGGCTGGTCGAGTCCGGGGTCATTTCTGCCGAAGACCTCGACGTTGCGTGCCGGCTCGGCTTTGGTCACGCCATGGGCCCACTGCAGACGGCCGACATGACCGGACTGGACATCATCATGAATGCCTCCAACAACGTCTACAACGAGACCCAGGACGAAGCCTGGGCGCCGCCGGAGTTGCTACGGCGGATGGTTATCGCCGGTGATCTGGGTCGCAAGACCGGTCAAGGGTTCTACGACTACAGCTCTTGATCGCTCGGCCGCGACCGCTCACAGGCGGGTTCGGCGCCACGGCGTACTCTAAAAGGCATGTCGGACAACGATTCCTCAGCAGTTTCGCGCCCCAAGAAGGACCGTCCCTGGCTCATGAGGACCTATGCGGGTCACTCGTCAGCGGTGGAGTCCAACAAGTTGTTCCGCAACAACCTCTCCAAGGGCCAGACCGGCCTATCGGTGGCCTTCGACCTGCCCACCCAGACCGGGTACGACCCGGATAGCGAACTCGCGCGTGGCGAGGTTGGCAAGGTTGGCGTGCCCGTGTCCCACATCGGCGATATGCGGCAACTGTTCGACGGTATCCCGCTCGACGAGATGAACACGTCGATGACCATCAATGCCACGGCGATGTGGTTGCTGGCGCTCTACCAGAGCGTGGCCGAGGAGCAAGGCGTCGAGGCCGCTCAACTCCAGGGCACGACCCAGAACGACATCATCAAGGAGTACCTGTCGCGCGGGACCTATGTCTTCCCCCCAGCACCGTCACTGCGGCTGATTACCGACATGGTTGCTTACACGGTGACAAGCAGTCCAAAGTGGAATCCGATCAACATCTGCAGCTACCACCTGCAGGAGGCCGGAGCCACTCCCGTTCAGGAGATCGCCTACGCGATGTCCACCGCGATCGCCGTGCTCGACGCGGTGCGCGATTCCGGGCAGGTCCCGCCGGAACGGTTCGGCGACGTCGTGCAGCGGATCTCGTTCTTCGTCAATGCCGGTGTGCGTTTTGTCGAGGAAATGTGCAAGATGCGGGCGTTCGTCCAGTTGTGGGACGAACTAACAGCGGAGCGCTACGGCGTGACCGACGCCAAGCAGCGGCGGTTCCGGTACGGAGTCCAGGTGAACTCGTTGGGCCTCACCGAAGCCCAGCCGGAGAACAATATTCAGCGCATCGTGCTGGAGATGCTGGCAGTCACCCTGTCGAAAGACGCCAGAGCCCGCGCTATCCAGTTGCCTGCCTGGAACGAGGCCCTTGGCCTGCCGCGACCGTGGGATCAGCAGTGGTCACTGCGGATCCAACAGGTTCTGGCCTACGAATCGGACCTGCTCGAGTACGGGGACATCTTTGCTGGTTCGCCGGTCATCGAGAACAAGGTCGAGGAACTGGTGGCGGCTTCGCGGGCCGAGATCGACCGGGTTCAGGCGCTCGGGGGAGCAGTCGCCGCCGTCGAGAGCGGCTACATGAAGCAACAACTTGTCTCCTCGCACGCGGCTCGACGGGCCCACATCGAGGCAGGCGACGACATCGTCGTCGGCCTCAACAAGTTCTCCACCACCGAGCAGAATCCGCTGCTGGTTGACCTCGAGGCCGCGATTCAGACGGTCGACCCGGAGACCGAGCAGCGAGCCATAGACGCAATCGGGCAGTGGCGCGCCAGCCGCGACAACGAGGCCGTCGATTCGGCGCTGCTGCGCCTACAAGAGGCCGCCAAGACGGATGAGAATTTGATGGAAGCGTCACTGATGTGTGC encodes:
- a CDS encoding 3-hydroxyacyl-CoA dehydrogenase family protein; the protein is MSERIAVIGAGLMGSGIAQVSAVAGYDVTMRDVTDEALARGLAGIEKSLARFADKGQLSAGDVDAALARITTTTDLDAAAEADIVVEAVFEKLDIKKELFTELDRICKPDAVLATNTSAIPVTAIAAVTNRPESVVGTHFFSPVPMMRLCELVRGYKTSDETLERARLFAEGVGKTVVVVNRDIAGFVTTRLITVLAMEAMRLVESGVISAEDLDVACRLGFGHAMGPLQTADMTGLDIIMNASNNVYNETQDEAWAPPELLRRMVIAGDLGRKTGQGFYDYSS
- a CDS encoding F0F1 ATP synthase subunit epsilon — protein: MSDPLEVHIVATDREVWQGEAKLVSFETYEGTIGIMPGHSPLMCMLRDGEVLIRPEDGQDLKAAVHTGFAVVDSGQVVILAETAELASEIDVDRAEALLARAEASEESPDKIAAVSRAETRLKVVGKIG
- the murA gene encoding UDP-N-acetylglucosamine 1-carboxyvinyltransferase, with product MSVSSPVVEAFEVTGGARLSGQVRVDGAKNSVLKLMAATLLATGTSTITEVPNILDVSVMAELLRRLGCEVTHDQQAASLTITVPEHLHHQADYDLVRRMRASICVLGPLIARCGRAEVAVPGGDAIGSRGLDLHINGLNRLGVDIRSEHGYLIAATDDRMQGASIWLDFPSVGATENLLTAAVLAKGSTLIDNAPREPEIQDLCRMLVSMGAVIDGIGSATLEVTGVDELHPTAHATVPDRIVAGTWAVAAAITGGEVQIRNARAGDLEIALDKLVTAGAHVELTSDGFTVSMADRPKSVDVVTLPYPGFPTDLQPQFIALNAVADGAAMVTENLFEARFRFVQELRRLGADVRTDGHHALVRGRERLSGAPVEATDVRAGAGLVLAGLVAEGTTTVYDIHHIERGYANFVENLTALGGNIRRVDAQ
- the atpA gene encoding F0F1 ATP synthase subunit alpha; protein product: ERQPVTQPMLTGLKAVDSMTAIGRGQRQLIIGDRQTGKTALALDTILNQKENWDSGDPAKQVKCIYVAIGQKGSTIAAVKGALEEHGALEFTTIVAAPASDNPGFKYLAPYTGSALGQHWMYKGESVLIVFDDLSKQAEAYRAVSLLLRRPPGREAYPGDVFYLHSRLLERCARLSDDLGGGSMTGLPIIETKANDVSAYIPTNVISITDGQCFLESDLFNSGVRPAINVGISVSRVGGAAQPKAMKKVAGSLRLNLAQFRELEAFAAFGSDLDKASKAAIERGSRLVELLKQPQYAPFSMEREVVSVWSGTSGGLDDVPLEDIRRFELEFLDYVGREQAGIMDTIRETKDLSDDSVNGLQSALDEFKRGFVTTEGDLLIKDEPVEALPDEEIEHSKITRQVRR
- the atpD gene encoding F0F1 ATP synthase subunit beta — encoded protein: MTATTETTVGVGRVARVTGPVVDVEFPAEAMPEIFNALHTTVTFTSDDPEVEDVTRLLTLEVALHIGDNMVRAISMQPTDGLTRGGTVEDTGSPIMVPVGDVTKGHVWNTLGIPLDVPADSLDIETRWPIHRQPPAFDQLESKTEVFETGIKVIDLLTPYVKGGKIGLFGGAGVGKTVLIQEMIYRVSENFGGVSVFAGVGERTREGNDLFLEMTESGVISKTALVFGQMDEPPGTRLRVALSALTMAEYFRDVQKQDVLLFIDNVFRFTQAGSEVSTLLGRMPSAVGYQPTLADEMGQLQERITSTHGSSITSLQAIYVPADDLTDPAPATTFAHLDATTTLSRPITEKGIYPAVDPLDSTSRILDPQYIGEEHYQVATRVKQILQRYKDLENIIAILGIDELSEEDRVIVGRARRIERFLSQNMFVAEAFTGQPGSFVPVTETVAAFKALCDGEYDHLPEQAFFMCGGVEDLERNAKKLAESHE
- a CDS encoding cob(I)yrinic acid a,c-diamide adenosyltransferase → MVNLTRIYTRTGDDGSTALGDFSRTTKNDPRLVAYADVDEANSALGVAVVSGGLDEDVVRLLTRIQHDLFDVGADLCTPVVPDPQHPPLRVLAEYIDRLEQACDRYNEDLESLRSFVIPGGTVGSALLHVARTVTRRAERAAWAAIDAYPDSTNVLTAKYLNRLSDLLFILGRYANRDVGDVLWVPGANRDQ
- a CDS encoding F0F1 ATP synthase subunit gamma; this encodes MGAQQRIFKQRIKDTQSTKKITRAMELIASSRIVKAQAAVQSTAPYARALYNALTLAASHAQVNHTLLTAEEKPKRAAILVITADRGLAGAYSSNAIKEAEALAENLRAKDIEPVFFVVGRKGVSFYKFRERPIADSWVGFSDNPKYANAKEAAGALLEAYLKPADEGGVDEVHGVYTEFVNRVTQVPRALQVLPLQVVEEVVDVSGSHISGGEEKGGSAAWPLYDFEPDATTTLDALLPRYIEHLLYVGMLQSAASEHAARQRAMKSATDNAEDLIRRYTRQANQARQAEITQEISEIVGGADALASTN